In Anaerolineales bacterium, the following proteins share a genomic window:
- a CDS encoding heme lyase CcmF/NrfE family subunit has protein sequence MLAHFGFGILLVVFFVTLYSALTASFSNPKAFARLFRSIPTPRTQRWADDLEKMDTPQRAASMVESARRAMLLTFPLISLASGVLIYLLVNDHYEVQFVYQVTSRSMPTYLKVTAWWGGQAGSLLFWSWLMSAFASLVTLRKWDRDREFLPWVIFVSCFTLAFFIGMTTFYENPFKMFYQTSTGVEAYFFQPANSVLFTPQDGNGLNPLLRHPGMIIHPPMLYLGFVSFVIPFAFAIAALITGRTDDRWIRLTRRWALWAWLFLTLGLVLGGRWAYDVLGWGGYWGWDPVEIAAFMPWLTGTAFLHSVMIQEKRGMLKHWNMLLVILTYDLVIFGTFLTRSGVLSSVHAFAQSAIGPLFFTYIAITFIASVALVIYRWGNLKAETEMHSLLSREALFLFNNLLFMSILVVCFWGVIYPLTSELFTGAKVTVGPAFYERANGPLFAALLFLMGIAPLSAWGHSTLKTLGRAAWKPTILAVVVTAALYAFYTQNVYALIGFFLVAFVILITVYEYWRGARARQKSKDENIFTAFWNLTGRDRRRYGGYIIHLSMALMAIGILGIELFQIETQGTLEVNQKMSLGGYDVMYKDIARFKGPDGREVTRAVVSVYQNGQYLGDLHPRIDYYFDAQQSMTIPGQRATMKDDLYILLVNWEPAAATGATFKIYVNPLVNWLWMGSLLFLIGIFIAAWPDKDPARAAALVAKSVKQVGAAD, from the coding sequence ATGCTCGCTCATTTCGGATTTGGAATATTACTCGTCGTATTTTTCGTTACTCTGTATAGCGCACTGACCGCGTCGTTTTCGAACCCAAAAGCGTTTGCGCGGCTCTTCCGCAGTATCCCCACGCCGCGCACGCAGCGCTGGGCGGACGATCTCGAAAAAATGGATACGCCGCAACGCGCCGCCTCGATGGTGGAAAGCGCGCGCCGCGCCATGCTGCTCACCTTCCCGCTCATTTCGCTTGCCTCTGGGGTATTGATCTATCTCCTCGTCAACGATCATTATGAAGTGCAATTCGTTTATCAAGTGACCAGCCGCTCGATGCCCACGTATTTGAAAGTGACCGCGTGGTGGGGCGGGCAAGCCGGTTCGTTATTATTCTGGTCGTGGCTGATGTCCGCGTTCGCGTCGCTGGTCACCCTCCGCAAGTGGGATCGCGACCGCGAGTTCCTCCCGTGGGTGATTTTCGTTTCGTGCTTCACGCTGGCGTTCTTCATCGGGATGACAACTTTCTACGAGAATCCGTTCAAGATGTTCTACCAAACTTCCACGGGGGTTGAAGCGTATTTTTTCCAGCCGGCAAACAGCGTGTTGTTTACGCCACAAGATGGGAATGGACTGAATCCGCTTTTGCGACACCCCGGCATGATCATCCACCCGCCGATGCTCTACCTCGGATTCGTTTCATTCGTCATTCCGTTTGCGTTCGCCATCGCGGCGTTGATCACGGGTCGAACGGATGATCGCTGGATCCGCCTCACGCGCCGCTGGGCGTTGTGGGCGTGGCTGTTCCTCACGCTGGGACTCGTTCTCGGTGGACGCTGGGCATACGACGTGTTGGGCTGGGGCGGCTACTGGGGCTGGGACCCGGTGGAGATCGCCGCGTTCATGCCCTGGCTGACCGGCACCGCGTTCTTACATTCGGTGATGATTCAAGAGAAGCGCGGCATGTTGAAACACTGGAACATGCTGTTGGTCATCCTCACCTATGATCTCGTCATCTTCGGCACATTTCTCACGCGCTCCGGCGTATTATCGTCGGTTCATGCGTTCGCGCAGAGCGCGATCGGCCCGTTATTTTTCACGTACATCGCCATCACGTTTATCGCTTCGGTCGCGCTGGTTATTTACCGTTGGGGCAATTTAAAAGCGGAAACTGAAATGCACTCCCTGCTTTCGCGCGAAGCGTTGTTCCTCTTCAATAATTTGTTGTTCATGAGCATACTGGTCGTGTGCTTCTGGGGCGTGATCTACCCGCTGACATCTGAACTCTTCACCGGCGCAAAAGTGACAGTGGGTCCCGCTTTCTACGAGCGTGCCAACGGACCATTGTTCGCGGCGTTGTTATTCTTGATGGGCATTGCGCCGCTCTCTGCGTGGGGACATTCCACGCTAAAAACGCTGGGGCGCGCGGCGTGGAAACCGACCATCCTCGCCGTCGTCGTCACTGCGGCGTTGTATGCGTTTTACACTCAAAACGTCTACGCGCTGATCGGTTTCTTCTTGGTGGCATTCGTCATTCTCATTACAGTGTACGAATATTGGCGCGGCGCGCGGGCGAGACAAAAAAGCAAGGATGAAAACATCTTCACTGCGTTTTGGAATCTCACCGGGCGCGACCGTCGGCGCTACGGCGGATACATCATTCACTTGAGCATGGCGCTCATGGCAATCGGCATCCTCGGCATCGAACTCTTCCAGATCGAGACGCAAGGCACACTCGAAGTGAATCAAAAAATGAGTCTGGGCGGCTACGATGTAATGTACAAGGATATTGCCCGCTTCAAAGGTCCAGACGGGCGCGAGGTGACGCGCGCCGTGGTCAGCGTGTACCAAAACGGACAGTATCTCGGCGACCTGCACCCTCGCATTGACTATTATTTCGACGCACAACAATCCATGACCATCCCCGGTCAACGCGCGACGATGAAGGATGATTTGTATATTTTGCTTGTCAACTGGGAGCCTGCCGCCGCCACCGGAGCGACGTTCAAGATCTACGTCAATCCGCTGGTCAACTGGCTGTGGATGGGAAGCCTGCTCTTCCTTATCGGCATCTTCATCGCCGCCTGGCCCGACAAAGACCCGGCACGCGCGGCGGCTCTAGTTGCGAAAAGCGTGAAGCAGGTTGGCGCGGCGGATTAG
- a CDS encoding cytochrome c maturation protein CcmE, with translation MKLNKFVIGGLLILAAVVFLIVNATTGSAQYFMTVDELMAKGPEVVGKNVRASGAVIGDTIQYDPQTLTLTFEVAHVPAEQAELEDEGGLAEALYQAVNDPTRTRMTVVYIGVKPDLLRPEAQAIVTGKLGEDGIFYADELLLKCPTRYEEAVPDQAGS, from the coding sequence ATGAAGCTCAATAAATTTGTCATCGGCGGCCTGCTCATCCTCGCCGCCGTAGTGTTCCTGATCGTCAACGCGACCACCGGCTCGGCGCAGTATTTCATGACGGTGGACGAACTCATGGCAAAAGGACCGGAAGTGGTTGGAAAGAACGTACGCGCGTCGGGTGCGGTGATCGGCGATACGATCCAATACGACCCGCAGACGCTCACCCTCACCTTTGAGGTGGCTCATGTCCCGGCGGAGCAAGCCGAACTTGAAGATGAAGGCGGGCTTGCCGAAGCGCTTTATCAAGCGGTGAACGATCCCACACGGACGCGCATGACCGTCGTGTACATCGGCGTCAAACCGGATCTACTCCGCCCCGAAGCGCAGGCGATCGTCACCGGCAAACTCGGCGAAGATGGAATTTTCTACGCAGATGAACTCCTCTTGAAGTGCCCCACGCGTTACGAAGAAGCCGTGCCAGATCAGGCTGGTAGTTAA
- a CDS encoding aldo/keto reductase, giving the protein MRYRHLGRTGIRVSELSLGSWVTFKNQVDVDAAVELMAAAYDAGVNFFDNAEAYAYGKSEEVMGAALKRLNWRRGSYLVTTKIYWGLNDDVNVRNTLNRKHLIEAINGSLARFQLDYVDVVYCHRADKTTPIEETVWAMHNIIEWGKALYWGTSEWSADEIVSALHIAEKHHLHKPVTEQPQYNLFARDRFEKEYARLFQDYGYGTTIWSPLASGMLTGKYLKGIPKDSRANLKGYRWLQKRVKDKERLAKVRALGPIAKSLGCSLSQLAIAWCLKNQNVSTVILGASKVEQLQENLKADKFVSKLTPNVLEKIDKVFGVEKEADDD; this is encoded by the coding sequence ATGCGCTATCGTCACTTGGGTCGCACAGGGATTCGCGTGAGCGAACTCTCGTTGGGTTCGTGGGTCACATTCAAAAATCAGGTGGATGTGGACGCGGCTGTGGAGTTAATGGCAGCGGCATACGACGCGGGGGTGAATTTTTTCGACAACGCGGAAGCCTACGCGTACGGCAAATCGGAAGAGGTGATGGGCGCCGCGCTCAAACGCTTGAACTGGCGGCGGGGAAGTTATCTCGTCACGACCAAGATCTATTGGGGCTTGAATGATGACGTGAACGTGAGAAACACGTTGAATCGCAAACATTTGATCGAGGCGATCAACGGCTCGCTCGCGCGTTTTCAACTCGACTACGTGGATGTGGTGTACTGTCACCGCGCGGACAAGACCACGCCCATCGAGGAAACCGTGTGGGCGATGCACAATATCATCGAATGGGGCAAAGCGCTGTATTGGGGAACGTCGGAGTGGAGCGCGGACGAGATCGTTTCGGCGCTGCACATCGCAGAGAAACATCACCTGCATAAACCTGTCACCGAACAGCCACAATACAATCTTTTTGCGCGCGACCGCTTCGAAAAGGAATACGCGCGCCTGTTTCAAGATTATGGCTACGGCACGACGATCTGGAGTCCGCTGGCTTCGGGGATGTTGACAGGCAAATATTTGAAAGGGATTCCCAAAGACAGCCGCGCCAATCTCAAAGGTTATCGCTGGCTTCAAAAGAGAGTCAAGGATAAGGAACGACTCGCCAAGGTGCGCGCGCTGGGACCGATCGCCAAGAGTTTGGGATGCAGTCTCTCGCAACTTGCCATTGCGTGGTGCTTGAAGAATCAGAATGTTAGCACGGTCATTTTGGGCGCGAGCAAGGTGGAGCAACTGCAAGAAAACTTGAAAGCCGACAAATTCGTTTCCAAACTCACGCCGAACGTTCTCGAAAAAATTGATAAGGTGTTCGGCGTCGAGAAAGAGGCTGATGACGATTAG
- a CDS encoding LysM peptidoglycan-binding domain-containing protein, with protein sequence MQRLLRSAFCFLFLIGCASPQTDSTPQPILLTPFLTSTSAPLQTPGGLVPPLTPLPSPTPFTYTVQEGDTLSEIAERFRVSLDDLQAANPEINANAMSVGQVLKIPGNPDNPSGEPTPMPAPFTVEQIECYPTIDKGMWCFVLARNDQPNTLENVSAQVTLVDSNNATLATQPAFLALNILPPNTSLPMAVFFSPDIPFGAKPQVQVLTAIQLLPADERYVSATVNNALVQVNAEGHSAQVSGLVLSQSQTATANQVWVAATVYDEEGRVVGVRRWESNASLPPGGSLPFNFLVSSVGGRIARVEFVVEARP encoded by the coding sequence ATGCAACGTCTTCTGCGCTCTGCCTTCTGCTTTCTGTTTTTGATTGGATGCGCCTCCCCTCAAACGGACTCCACGCCTCAGCCGATTCTCCTCACTCCATTTCTGACTTCCACCTCAGCCCCGCTTCAGACGCCGGGCGGCTTGGTCCCTCCGCTTACGCCTCTTCCCAGCCCGACGCCTTTCACGTACACTGTGCAAGAGGGTGACACGCTGAGCGAGATCGCTGAACGCTTTCGCGTTTCGCTCGACGATCTGCAAGCCGCGAACCCCGAAATCAACGCGAACGCCATGTCGGTGGGACAAGTGTTGAAGATCCCCGGCAATCCCGATAATCCCTCCGGCGAACCGACTCCAATGCCTGCGCCATTCACTGTCGAGCAAATCGAATGTTATCCAACGATAGATAAAGGGATGTGGTGCTTCGTGTTGGCGCGCAATGATCAGCCCAATACCCTTGAAAATGTCAGCGCGCAAGTGACGCTGGTTGACTCGAATAATGCAACTCTTGCAACACAGCCGGCCTTTCTTGCGTTAAATATTTTGCCGCCGAATACCTCTTTGCCAATGGCGGTTTTCTTTTCACCGGATATTCCTTTCGGTGCCAAGCCGCAAGTACAAGTTTTGACCGCCATTCAATTACTGCCGGCCGATGAGCGATATGTGTCTGCGACGGTGAACAACGCGCTGGTACAAGTCAACGCGGAGGGACACAGCGCGCAAGTGAGCGGTTTGGTCTTGTCGCAGAGTCAGACGGCTACGGCGAATCAGGTGTGGGTGGCGGCGACTGTCTACGACGAGGAAGGACGCGTGGTCGGCGTCCGCAGATGGGAATCCAACGCGAGTCTGCCGCCTGGCGGGAGTCTGCCGTTTAATTTTTTGGTGTCAAGCGTTGGGGGAAGAATTGCGCGTGTCGAGTTTGTTGTGGAGGCAAGACCTTGA
- a CDS encoding peptide ABC transporter substrate-binding protein → MANFRMRKFASALLLITCLAFITTAVPNRAAAWQTDIPLDQALVLAGGESTNPRDYDPATTYSSGDKLLFSGLVSFDPNLNLTPDLAERWDVSDDRTVYTFHLRENAKFHNGRAVTAQDIVYSWERAASPELASDTVLTYLGDIVGVREKVAGQANSISGLTALDDHTLQVTIDAPKPYFILKLTYPTAFVVDRENVESGEEWYRTPNGTGPYKLKEWKRFEVMVYEANADFYLGKPSIPYVVYQLYSGDSQRMYETGEVDITGVYSVDRFTDPTEPLHNELLTGVSLCTGYVNFDSTRPPFDDVKVRQAFTMAFDRQKYIDIVLDGDDLPAIGLYPPALPGFNLALKGLPYDPEQARQLLAESSYGGPQGLPPIVFTNIGIGSYISGDVAAMAEMWEQNLSVTVTVENLEPNFYYQQIYAGNHGQLFSGGWCADYPDPENFADVLFHTGSSQNNGGYSNPQLDAILEQARVELDVTKRIALYQQAEQIIVDDAAALFTSHSLSYQLVKPYIKGYVFTPIDIPIERYMWLEGK, encoded by the coding sequence ATGGCTAACTTTAGAATGCGGAAGTTTGCTTCCGCTTTGCTTTTGATCACATGTCTCGCGTTCATAACGACCGCCGTTCCGAATCGCGCCGCCGCGTGGCAAACGGATATCCCGCTGGATCAGGCGTTGGTGTTGGCGGGCGGCGAATCCACGAATCCGCGCGATTACGACCCGGCGACCACGTACAGTTCGGGAGATAAACTGCTCTTCAGCGGACTCGTCTCGTTCGACCCGAATTTGAATCTCACGCCCGATCTCGCCGAACGCTGGGATGTGAGCGATGATAGAACGGTCTATACCTTCCACCTGCGCGAGAACGCCAAATTCCACAATGGACGCGCGGTCACCGCGCAAGATATCGTTTACTCGTGGGAACGCGCCGCCAGCCCAGAACTTGCGTCGGACACCGTGTTGACCTATCTAGGCGACATTGTCGGCGTGCGCGAAAAAGTTGCCGGGCAAGCGAACAGCATCTCCGGGTTGACCGCTTTGGACGATCACACCTTGCAAGTCACGATTGACGCGCCGAAGCCATACTTCATATTGAAACTCACCTATCCCACCGCCTTCGTCGTTGACCGGGAAAACGTGGAAAGCGGCGAGGAATGGTATCGCACGCCGAACGGAACGGGACCTTACAAATTAAAGGAGTGGAAGCGCTTTGAGGTGATGGTCTACGAAGCCAACGCAGATTTTTATCTCGGCAAGCCAAGCATTCCGTATGTAGTGTATCAGCTGTACTCCGGCGACAGCCAGCGGATGTACGAAACCGGCGAAGTGGATATCACTGGAGTTTATTCGGTAGATCGCTTCACGGACCCAACCGAACCGCTTCACAACGAATTGCTCACCGGCGTTTCACTCTGCACCGGCTATGTCAACTTCGATTCCACGCGCCCGCCCTTCGACGACGTCAAAGTGAGGCAGGCGTTCACGATGGCGTTTGACCGACAAAAATATATTGACATCGTCCTCGATGGCGACGATCTTCCCGCCATTGGTTTGTATCCGCCTGCGTTGCCCGGCTTCAACCTCGCGCTCAAAGGCTTGCCATACGATCCTGAACAGGCGCGTCAACTGCTCGCCGAATCATCCTACGGCGGACCGCAAGGGTTGCCTCCCATCGTCTTCACAAACATCGGTATCGGTAGTTACATCAGCGGCGACGTTGCCGCCATGGCAGAGATGTGGGAACAAAATCTCAGCGTGACGGTCACCGTGGAAAATCTCGAGCCGAATTTCTACTATCAGCAAATTTACGCCGGCAATCACGGTCAACTCTTTAGCGGCGGTTGGTGCGCCGATTACCCCGACCCTGAAAACTTCGCCGACGTACTCTTCCACACTGGCTCATCGCAAAACAACGGCGGCTATTCCAATCCGCAACTCGACGCCATCCTCGAACAAGCCCGCGTCGAGTTGGATGTAACCAAGCGCATCGCGCTGTATCAACAAGCCGAACAGATCATCGTGGACGACGCCGCGGCGTTATTCACCTCGCACTCGCTTTCGTATCAACTCGTCAAGCCATACATCAAAGGCTACGTTTTCACGCCGATTGATATTCCAATCGAACGATACATGTGGCTCGAGGGCAAGTAA